A stretch of Bradyrhizobium sp. AZCC 2262 DNA encodes these proteins:
- a CDS encoding lysine-2,3-aminomutase-like protein, with product MNRIDPKLAATLRQPAELVERGLAKAADLADLERVAARYAIAVTPDIAGLIDTESPDDPIARQFIPIALELVSGSSENADPIGDDAHSPVPGIVHRYPDRVLFKLVHVCAVYCRFCFRREMVGPGKATALSEAAYRDALDYIRGHNEIWEVILTGGDPLMLSPRRLSEIMADLAAIDHVKIVRIHTRVPVAAPARIDEDMVEALRVDGATTWVAVHANHPRELSDEARLACARLADAGIPLVSQTVLLRGVNDDAAVLEALMRAFVENRIKPYYLHHGDLAPGTAHLRTTVAEGQELMRRLRGRVSGLCQPDYVLDIPGGHGKAPIGPNYLSHASSRECVLSSETRYRVVDYCGDVHLYPPEP from the coding sequence ATGAACAGGATAGATCCGAAACTGGCGGCCACGCTGCGGCAGCCCGCCGAGCTCGTGGAGCGCGGGTTGGCGAAGGCTGCCGATCTCGCCGACCTCGAACGCGTCGCCGCGCGCTATGCCATCGCCGTGACGCCTGATATCGCCGGCCTGATCGACACCGAAAGCCCCGACGATCCGATCGCGCGGCAGTTCATTCCGATCGCGCTGGAACTGGTGAGCGGATCAAGCGAAAACGCCGATCCGATCGGCGACGACGCCCATTCGCCGGTCCCCGGCATCGTCCACCGCTATCCCGATCGCGTGCTGTTCAAGCTGGTTCATGTCTGCGCGGTGTATTGCCGGTTCTGCTTTCGCCGCGAGATGGTCGGGCCGGGCAAGGCGACCGCGCTGTCGGAAGCCGCCTATCGCGACGCGCTGGACTATATCCGCGGCCACAACGAAATCTGGGAAGTCATCCTGACCGGCGGCGATCCGCTGATGCTGTCGCCACGGCGGCTTTCCGAGATCATGGCGGACCTCGCAGCCATCGATCACGTCAAGATCGTCCGCATCCACACCCGCGTGCCCGTGGCGGCGCCGGCGCGCATCGATGAGGACATGGTCGAAGCGCTGCGCGTTGACGGCGCGACGACCTGGGTCGCCGTTCATGCCAATCATCCGCGTGAACTGTCTGATGAGGCGCGCCTGGCCTGCGCGCGGCTGGCGGATGCCGGCATTCCGCTGGTGAGCCAGACCGTGCTGCTCCGCGGCGTCAATGACGATGCCGCTGTTCTGGAAGCGCTGATGCGGGCTTTTGTCGAAAATCGAATCAAACCGTACTATCTGCATCATGGCGATCTGGCGCCGGGAACCGCGCATCTGCGCACCACGGTCGCAGAGGGTCAGGAACTGATGCGCCGTTTGCGGGGCCGCGTCTCCGGCCTGTGCCAGCCGGATTATGTGCTCGATATTCCCGGCGGCCATGGAAAGGCGCCGATTGGCCCGAATTATTTGTCGCATGCA
- the epmA gene encoding EF-P lysine aminoacylase EpmA → MVGTAQPSPWWSPARHADRKPFLMARNAITKAVRAWFDEQGFAEVETAVLQVSPGNETHLHAPRTELTSGDGTRATRYLRTSPEFAAKKLLAAGEAKIFEFARVFRDRERGDLHLPEFTMLEWYRAEASYDAVMADTIVVIAHAAQATGIGRFLFRGRTADPFAEPELLTVAAAFERFAGIDLLATVTNGEGDRAALAAAANGRVRITDDDTWSDIFSKVLVEHVEPNLGQGRLTVLFEYPAPEAALARAKAADPRVAERFEVYACGVELANGFGELTDAAEQRRRFAADMDEKERRYGERYPLDEDFLAAVAAMPPSSGVALGFDRLVMLAAGALRVDQVVWTPPAGET, encoded by the coding sequence ATGGTCGGGACCGCCCAGCCCTCGCCATGGTGGTCGCCTGCGCGCCACGCCGACCGCAAGCCGTTCCTGATGGCGCGAAATGCGATCACGAAGGCGGTGCGGGCCTGGTTCGACGAACAGGGTTTTGCCGAGGTCGAGACCGCCGTCCTGCAGGTCTCGCCGGGCAACGAGACGCATCTGCATGCGCCGCGCACCGAACTGACCAGCGGCGACGGCACCCGCGCGACGCGCTATCTGCGGACGTCGCCGGAGTTCGCCGCCAAAAAACTGCTCGCCGCGGGTGAAGCCAAAATATTCGAGTTCGCGCGTGTGTTCCGCGACCGCGAGCGCGGCGATCTGCATCTGCCCGAATTCACGATGCTGGAATGGTATCGCGCGGAAGCGAGCTACGATGCGGTCATGGCTGACACCATCGTCGTGATCGCGCATGCGGCGCAGGCCACCGGAATCGGCCGGTTTTTGTTCCGGGGCCGAACGGCCGATCCGTTTGCCGAACCGGAATTGCTGACGGTGGCGGCGGCTTTCGAGCGCTTTGCCGGGATCGATCTCTTGGCCACCGTCACGAATGGCGAGGGTGATCGCGCGGCGCTCGCCGCGGCTGCAAATGGACGGGTGCGGATCACCGATGACGACACCTGGTCGGACATCTTCAGCAAGGTGCTGGTCGAGCATGTCGAACCGAATCTGGGGCAGGGGCGTTTGACGGTTCTGTTCGAATATCCGGCGCCGGAAGCGGCCCTTGCACGGGCGAAGGCGGCCGATCCGCGGGTCGCCGAACGGTTTGAGGTCTATGCCTGCGGCGTCGAGCTTGCCAACGGCTTCGGCGAATTGACTGACGCTGCCGAACAGCGCCGCCGTTTCGCCGCCGATATGGACGAGAAGGAGCGGCGCTACGGCGAGCGCTATCCGCTGGATGAGGATTTTCTGGCAGCCGTTGCCGCGATGCCGCCGTCAAGCGGCGTCGCGCTCGGTTTCGACCGGCTGGTGATGCTGGCGGCCGGCGCGCTGCGGGTCGATCAGGTGGTATGGACGCCGCCGGCAGGAGAGACATGA
- the efp gene encoding elongation factor P: protein MKVIASSIRKGNIIEQDGKLYVVLTAENIHPGKGTPVSQIEMRRIGDGVKISERYKTTDQVEKATVEDHNFNYLYEDADGFHFMNAETYDQVQVSKEIVGSSAPYLQENMTVKLSLHDMNPVAIQLPQRATLEVVDTEPVTKGQTASSSYKPAILSNGVRTAVPPHIGTGTRIVVMTEDGSYVERAKD from the coding sequence TTGAAAGTCATCGCCAGTTCTATTCGCAAGGGCAACATCATCGAGCAGGACGGCAAGCTCTACGTCGTCCTGACCGCCGAAAACATCCATCCCGGCAAGGGAACCCCGGTCAGCCAGATCGAAATGCGCCGGATCGGCGATGGCGTAAAGATTTCGGAACGCTACAAGACCACCGACCAGGTCGAGAAGGCCACCGTCGAGGATCACAATTTCAATTACCTGTACGAAGATGCCGACGGCTTCCACTTCATGAACGCCGAGACCTACGACCAGGTCCAGGTCTCCAAGGAAATCGTCGGTTCGTCCGCGCCCTATCTGCAGGAGAACATGACCGTGAAGCTCTCGCTTCACGACATGAACCCGGTCGCGATCCAGCTCCCGCAGCGCGCGACGCTGGAAGTCGTGGATACCGAGCCGGTCACCAAGGGTCAGACCGCGTCTTCCTCCTATAAACCTGCTATCCTCTCCAACGGCGTTCGCACCGCGGTGCCGCCGCACATCGGAACGGGAACGCGGATCGTGGTCATGACCGAGGACGGCTCTTACGTCGAGCGCGCGAAGGATTAA
- a CDS encoding M23 family metallopeptidase, with the protein MAVPLLRRWLAVLCLLPAGLAGAAAEEFRTPSITAVRVEWRAVLDQLRTEIATQPTIASRFTFAGQRRVPAWDPRSTPALVQLNAINASIFAGIGRSPVPVLLPFDTAGYLEDQADGTPLPLSNYQADFRPADLFHAGPAGYDAVFSLQPGAGGGLPSRTFARPVEVQITGSILIYDLADSLGGRGEPVKALAAQFPDVRRFIREGYVRYAFTRFGVPYVVSIQCLDSAPRARRLACREAYPIAERFLKALRIAGGQPAQPRHDISTEIVERPTAVSPDFSYYPGGDIIARSSVRRRGGRADFAAYSQIRFPLEKTPAAIRSQSFGRKNSQVGRGIYPWRDNFCEARSFQVGQCAAGFGHQGQDIRPAPCPPNSNSESSCHPRKQAVVAVRDGVVIRSLKQQAATLQINTSNEHIRFRYMHMNPSALDADGILNGRRVAEGEKIGVVSNYLDFPNGTSYHLHFDVQVFTRDGWIWVNPYTTLIASYERLIRSRGREIGTDPPAAAAVAHALPEDVVRRSPREGREN; encoded by the coding sequence ATGGCTGTCCCCTTGCTCAGGCGTTGGCTGGCAGTCCTTTGTTTGCTCCCGGCCGGGCTCGCCGGCGCTGCCGCCGAAGAGTTCCGGACGCCGTCGATCACGGCCGTCCGCGTCGAATGGCGGGCGGTTCTCGATCAGCTCCGCACCGAGATCGCCACCCAGCCGACGATCGCTTCCCGATTCACGTTCGCCGGTCAGCGGCGCGTGCCGGCATGGGATCCGCGCTCGACGCCCGCGCTGGTGCAATTGAACGCGATCAACGCAAGCATCTTCGCCGGGATCGGACGCAGTCCGGTGCCGGTGCTGTTGCCGTTCGATACCGCGGGCTATCTCGAAGACCAGGCCGACGGCACGCCGCTGCCGCTATCGAACTACCAGGCAGACTTCCGCCCCGCGGACCTGTTTCACGCCGGTCCGGCCGGCTACGACGCGGTGTTTTCGCTGCAGCCCGGCGCGGGCGGCGGTCTGCCGTCACGGACCTTCGCCAGGCCGGTCGAAGTGCAGATCACGGGCTCGATCCTCATCTACGACCTCGCCGATTCGCTTGGCGGCAGGGGCGAGCCGGTCAAGGCGCTGGCGGCGCAGTTCCCGGACGTGCGCCGCTTCATCCGTGAAGGTTATGTGCGCTACGCCTTCACGCGCTTCGGGGTGCCCTATGTGGTGTCGATCCAGTGTCTGGACTCGGCGCCGCGGGCGCGGCGGCTGGCATGTCGCGAGGCCTATCCTATTGCCGAGCGCTTTCTGAAAGCCTTGCGCATCGCTGGCGGACAGCCGGCGCAGCCGCGCCACGACATCTCAACCGAGATCGTCGAACGGCCGACGGCGGTTTCGCCCGACTTCAGCTATTACCCGGGCGGCGACATCATCGCCCGCAGCAGCGTGCGGCGGCGCGGCGGTCGCGCCGATTTCGCGGCCTATTCGCAAATCCGTTTTCCGCTGGAGAAAACGCCGGCCGCCATCCGCTCGCAATCCTTCGGCAGGAAAAATTCCCAGGTGGGCCGCGGCATCTATCCGTGGCGCGACAATTTTTGCGAAGCCCGCAGCTTCCAGGTCGGGCAATGCGCCGCCGGCTTCGGGCACCAGGGCCAGGACATCCGCCCCGCGCCCTGCCCGCCGAACAGCAACAGCGAAAGCAGTTGCCATCCGAGAAAGCAGGCCGTCGTCGCCGTCCGCGACGGTGTCGTCATCCGTTCGCTGAAGCAGCAGGCCGCAACGCTGCAGATCAATACAAGCAACGAGCACATCCGCTTTCGCTACATGCACATGAACCCGTCAGCCCTGGATGCGGACGGCATTCTCAACGGGCGCCGGGTCGCCGAGGGCGAAAAGATTGGCGTGGTCTCCAACTATCTCGATTTCCCGAACGGCACCTCGTACCACCTGCACTTCGACGTGCAGGTGTTCACGCGCGACGGCTGGATCTGGGTCAACCCCTACACCACCCTGATCGCATCCTATGAACGCCTGATCCGCAGCCGCGGCCGCGAGATCGGCACCGATCCTCCGGCAGCAGCCGCCGTGGCCCACGCGTTGCCGGAGGATGTGGTTCGTCGCAGCCCGCGAGAAGGCCGCGAGAACTAG
- a CDS encoding C13 family peptidase, protein MTSNSWISRLGAALIALVLTVVPSVSPTHAVEDAPRVSVVSFGLFGDQGVFRREATGAAQVVAGRFGSGPVNVQYNSKKGGGATIEALAMSLQVAANGMDAENDVLFLILTSHGSPDGLAVKAGRLEQTLTPSNLADMLARTSVRHKVVVISACYSGVFIPRLANPDVLVITAADANHPSFGCQDKAKWTYFGDAFFNVALRRARSLKEAYVVARALVRKRELRQRFEPSNPLMAGGANVQPLLIASP, encoded by the coding sequence ATGACGTCCAACTCCTGGATCAGCCGGCTCGGCGCAGCGCTCATCGCGCTTGTTTTGACGGTCGTGCCGTCGGTTTCGCCGACGCACGCGGTTGAGGACGCTCCCAGGGTGAGCGTGGTGTCCTTTGGCCTTTTCGGCGATCAAGGCGTGTTTAGACGCGAGGCGACCGGCGCAGCACAGGTCGTGGCGGGCCGTTTCGGGAGTGGCCCAGTCAACGTGCAATACAATTCGAAGAAAGGCGGAGGCGCAACGATCGAGGCCCTGGCCATGTCGTTGCAAGTGGCAGCCAATGGGATGGACGCCGAGAACGACGTTCTGTTCCTGATACTGACCTCGCATGGCTCCCCCGACGGTCTTGCAGTCAAAGCGGGGCGGCTCGAGCAAACGCTCACGCCGTCCAATCTCGCCGATATGTTGGCGCGGACGAGCGTGCGACACAAGGTGGTGGTCATCTCGGCCTGCTATTCCGGAGTCTTTATCCCTCGTCTCGCCAACCCCGATGTCCTGGTTATCACCGCGGCCGATGCCAACCATCCATCGTTCGGCTGCCAGGACAAGGCCAAGTGGACCTATTTCGGTGATGCCTTTTTCAACGTGGCGCTCCGGCGAGCCAGAAGCCTGAAGGAAGCCTATGTTGTTGCGCGCGCGCTCGTCCGGAAGCGAGAACTGCGACAGCGCTTCGAGCCGTCGAATCCCCTGATGGCGGGCGGCGCAAACGTGCAGCCATTGCTCATCGCGAGTCCTTGA
- a CDS encoding carboxymuconolactone decarboxylase family protein: MTHARSEYKDFMSLTPDAYSAVLALGQVAAKAGMDKQLLELIKLRASQINGCAFCVQYHILEGEKLGVPADKLNLVVVWREAPQFSQRERAALAWTEALTLLSDGVSDEVYTQASAEFSEKELAYLTSAIASINVWNRFGAAFRWTPPARKQAVDAAAS, encoded by the coding sequence ATGACGCACGCCCGCAGCGAGTACAAGGATTTCATGTCGCTGACACCGGACGCCTACAGTGCCGTGCTGGCGCTCGGTCAGGTCGCGGCCAAGGCGGGGATGGACAAGCAACTGCTCGAACTGATCAAGCTGCGCGCCTCGCAGATCAATGGCTGCGCATTCTGCGTGCAGTATCACATCCTGGAGGGCGAGAAGCTCGGTGTGCCCGCCGATAAACTCAATCTGGTAGTGGTCTGGCGCGAGGCGCCGCAGTTCTCGCAGCGTGAACGTGCGGCACTGGCCTGGACGGAAGCGCTGACCTTGCTCAGCGACGGTGTCAGCGATGAAGTTTATACGCAAGCGAGCGCCGAGTTTTCGGAGAAGGAGCTGGCATATCTCACCTCGGCAATCGCCTCGATCAATGTCTGGAACAGGTTCGGCGCCGCCTTTCGTTGGACACCACCGGCTCGGAAGCAGGCCGTGGACGCGGCAGCATCTTAG
- a CDS encoding lytic murein transglycosylase has product MKQPDSRIAPTRRALLQASIGAGALLVTPLAVFAAPPPGFDQWRDNFRARALAKGISDATWTRVMGRIEPDMSVFRQMQKQPEFNEQIWQYINRRVSDWRIINGREALKKHEALFARIEQDFGVERGTLLALWGVESAYGDPLVQQNHMRPVFPALAALAWNEPRRRVYWETELINALKIVDRGWSTPEEMRGSWAGAMGHTQWMPEVWLNVGMDYDKDGRVSPFGKPDDALGSSARYLLNRGKYHRGEHWGYEVNGSGSSSGSRTYAAWASAGVTRADGKPFPQPNASAQMWVPVAGGPAFLLGPNFYSVKSYNPSMNYALAICHLGDRILGAPPFIHPFPGSERALTLAEVQEVQTRLTKAGFDTGGTDGRVGNDTMKAVKDYQTKMGLLPADGYGGLKVLARLRQGG; this is encoded by the coding sequence ATGAAACAGCCTGATTCCCGGATAGCCCCGACCCGCCGCGCCCTGCTGCAGGCCAGCATCGGCGCAGGCGCCCTGCTTGTCACGCCACTTGCCGTGTTTGCGGCGCCGCCGCCCGGCTTCGACCAGTGGCGCGACAATTTTCGCGCGCGCGCCCTTGCCAAAGGCATCTCGGATGCGACCTGGACGCGGGTGATGGGCCGCATCGAACCCGACATGAGCGTGTTCCGGCAGATGCAGAAACAGCCGGAATTCAACGAGCAGATCTGGCAATACATCAACCGCCGCGTCTCGGACTGGCGCATCATCAACGGCCGCGAAGCGCTGAAGAAGCACGAGGCGCTGTTCGCCCGGATCGAACAGGATTTTGGCGTCGAGCGCGGCACGCTGCTGGCGCTGTGGGGCGTCGAGTCAGCCTACGGCGATCCGCTGGTGCAGCAGAACCATATGCGCCCGGTTTTCCCGGCGCTCGCAGCGCTTGCCTGGAACGAGCCGCGCCGCCGCGTCTATTGGGAAACCGAGCTGATCAACGCGTTGAAGATCGTCGACCGTGGCTGGAGCACACCGGAGGAAATGCGGGGATCCTGGGCCGGCGCGATGGGTCATACACAATGGATGCCGGAAGTCTGGCTCAATGTCGGCATGGACTACGACAAGGACGGCCGCGTCTCGCCGTTCGGCAAGCCCGACGATGCGCTTGGCTCCAGCGCGCGCTATCTGCTCAACCGCGGCAAGTATCACCGCGGCGAGCATTGGGGCTATGAGGTCAACGGCTCAGGGTCTTCGAGCGGCAGCCGGACGTACGCGGCTTGGGCCAGCGCGGGCGTGACGCGCGCCGACGGCAAACCGTTCCCGCAACCGAACGCGTCAGCGCAGATGTGGGTGCCGGTTGCGGGTGGCCCGGCGTTCCTGCTGGGTCCGAATTTTTATTCGGTGAAGAGCTACAACCCATCGATGAACTACGCGCTGGCGATCTGCCATCTCGGCGACCGCATTCTGGGCGCGCCACCCTTCATTCACCCCTTCCCCGGATCCGAGCGCGCGCTGACACTCGCCGAAGTCCAGGAAGTACAGACGCGGCTGACCAAAGCCGGCTTCGATACCGGCGGCACCGACGGCCGCGTCGGCAACGACACCATGAAGGCGGTGAAGGATTATCAGACCAAGATGGGGCTATTGCCCGCCGACGGTTACGGCGGGCTAAAGGTGCTGGCGCGGTTGAGGCAAGGCGGTTAG